From a region of the Malania oleifera isolate guangnan ecotype guangnan chromosome 12, ASM2987363v1, whole genome shotgun sequence genome:
- the LOC131143783 gene encoding uncharacterized protein LOC131143783, which yields MAADVGSLVRVLGNYGDDRNHFRHHQAAPNGGSSGTGGEGTALITRDFLGGSSSSGAEAQELDLDLEVPTGYEKRLDLKSGKVFLQRCNSPNSSTSSSEPKHQTNKAVRKFQDLNFPPSPPKPTALALFEEANLDLKLVPSSSSSSSSSGYQSVCTLDKVKSALERAERQSTIKKLSPLTMRSKSTSPSQNSSSSVRESEEHCEEKSLSSSSSPSAGLLFAAGCPSCLLYVLISKSNPKCPRCHIDVPSPTCKKPRLDLNISV from the exons ATGGCTGCCGACGTCGGCTCTCTGGTTCGGGTCCTGGGAAACTACGGCGACGATCGCAACCATTTTCGTCATCATCAGGCGGCCCCGAACGGAGGATCGAGCGGTACTGGTGGGGAGGGAACGGCCCTGATCACCCGGGATTTCCTTGGTGGCTCCTCCTCCTCCGGCGCTGAGGCTCAGGAGTTGGACCTCGATTTGGAGGTCCCTACTGGATACGAAAAGCGTCTCGACTTGAAg TCAGGGAAAGTGTTCCTACAGAGATGTAATTCTCCAAATTCATCAACCTCATCATCAGAACCCAAGCATCAGACCAACAAAGCAGTTCGAAAGTTTCAAGACTTGAACTTCCCTCCATCTCCACCCAAGCCGACCGCGTTAGCTCTGTTTGAAGAAGCCAATTTAGACCTCAAGCTGGTTCCGTCATCATcttcgtcatcatcatcatctggTTACCAGAGTGTTTGCACACTAGATAAAGTAAAATCTGCACTAGAAAGAGCAGAGAGACAGTCAACGATTAAGAAGCTATCTCCATTGACAATGCGGTCCAAATCGACATCGCCTTCGCAGAATTCATCATCTTCGGTTAGAGAAAGCGAGGAGCACTGCGAAGAGAAATCACTATCATCGTCATCATCGCCATCTGCCGGGTTGTTGTTTGCAGCTGGTTGCCCAAGTTGTCTGCTGTATGTGCTGATATCAAAGAGCAATCCCAAATGCCCCCGCTGCCATATAGATGTTCCTTCACCTACGTGCAAGAAACCTCGACTTGATCTTAACATATCAGTATGA